One region of Penaeus vannamei isolate JL-2024 chromosome 36, ASM4276789v1, whole genome shotgun sequence genomic DNA includes:
- the LOC138859475 gene encoding uncharacterized protein: MSSISPDLRVFVKEHNVSSLADAVSLSDNWSSAHSAYPRSYQSSEQAYKQYHPIPTHKVGFCLSDRENSKFMTAGTVLPDVDLSRADLVGIEDYLGRVDYFPQTKCYLNCPYFKGWIDVVRAPIKFCSVLIGNVPGVYSPKLSPDSEVTERSNVPLDYSCAIQTRSSKVKRVHPLVLLEIEPLKVTPEDFAKLQAKCHSLTKFWEKVKSEEHDKMRDGTVFKFEQINGLLYRTCVVSKHCERVGKSSLVVPSKCRAIILAVGHESPLAGHFSHRKSEMRIRDHFYWPNMGAEIRDFCKSCDKCQRMSSRGRVRSVPLKPMPILTEPFSRVSIDLVGPISPPSSEGHRYILTLIDFATGFPEALPLKEIDSISVAEALMVIFSRVGIPREILSDRGSGNGRVERFHATLKASLRKLCSDKPREWHRYLVPTLFAMREIPSDRTGFSAFELLYGRTVQGPLSVLRDLWEDITMRDDVGSSFQYVIELKDKLKECAKIAAQNAEISSSKFKSYFDLKSQDRKFSPGEEVFVLLPDNQNKLLMSWSGPYTVLECRNKVNYLIGEGGKQKLLHANLLKKYHRRATSSQPNVMEEESKIDAEMNPQIVQNCILEDTELSDSNFPLTSDGEEPILPESDQPEICSDLSAEQKSDIDSVIAEFVDVFSLTPGCTNTLEHDIEVHTTERIKSKVYPIPIHLKPHFEDEVDQLLEQGIIELSSSPHSSPVVMVKKSDGSYRMAIDYRAVNSVTNFHAEPACTMEEDLYKFSGCNYFSELDLTKAYYQVKLSEKARPLTAFPSHRGLMEFCRMPFGLVNACATYIRLMRIVLAGLKNVSFYFDNIFIHTKTWDEHKDAIVSVLKRLREHNLTAKPSKCRFGFKSIEYLGFILDGNYLHPKLDKIEAILNLPPPCTKKTLRSFLGLISFYRMFIPQAASLTSSLSDLLRKNVREPLKWTDELTKVFEQLKVALASKPVLKLPDASHPFVLRTDSSDVGLGAVLLQYVDGHPFPVAYASRKLLDREKRYSTIEKEGLAIMFGIHRFRYYLMGQEFILEVDHKPLIYINKFKGSNNRLLRWSLSLQTYRFRLVHVAGRDNLGADLLSRSGN, translated from the exons ATGTCTTCTATCTCCCCAGATCTGCGTGTTTTTGTAAAGGAGCATAACGTCTCCTCCTTAGCTGATGCGGTAAGCCTGTCAGATAATTGGTCATCTGCTCATAGTGCTTACCCCAGGTCATATCAATCATCTGAACAAG CGTACAAGCAATATCACCCAATTCCAACTCACAAAGTCGGATTTTGTCTAAGTGACAGGGAAAATTCAAAGTTCATGACAGCTGGTACA GTGTTACCAGATGTTGATCTTTCTAGGGCTGATCTGGTGGGGATCGAAGATTATTTAGGCCGGGTGGATTACTTCCCCCAAACTAAATGCTACCTGAATTGTCCCTATTTTAAAGGTTGGATTGATGTGGTGCGAGCACCAATTAAATTCTGTAGCGTCCTGATTGGAAATGTACCAGGGGTATATAGTCCCAAATTATCTCCAGATTCTGAAGTAACTGAACGTTCAAATGTCCCTCTTGACTATTCCTGTGCCATTCAGACTAGATCCTCCAAAGTAAAAAGGGTTCACCCTTTAGTGTTGCTGGAGATCGAGCCTCTTAAAGTAACTCCTGAAGACTTTGCAAAATTGCAGGCAAAATGTCATTCTCTCActaaattttgggaaaaagtaaAGTCTGAAGAACATGATAAGATGCGTGATGGTACGGTGTTTAAGTTTGAGCAAATAAATGGTTTGCTGTACCGTACATGTGTTGTTTCAAAGCACTGTGAAAGAGTTGGTAAATCTTCTCTGGTAGTACCCAGTAAATGTAGAGCCATCATTCTCGCAGTAGGTCATGAGAGCCCCTTAGCCGGTCATTTCTCCCATCGGAAATCAGAAATGCGTATTAGGGACCATTTCTATTGGCCAAACATGGGAGCTGAAATCCGAGACTTTTGTAAGTCTTGCGACAAGTGTCAAAGGATGTCAAGTAGAGGTAGGGTAAGATCAGTGCCATTAAAACCCATGCCCATTTTAACGGAGCCTTTCTCTCGTGTCTCCATAGACTTGGTAGGAccgatttctcctccatcttctgaaGGTCACCGTTATATTTTAACTTTGATAGATTTTGCGACCGGGTTTCCAGAAGCATTGCCTCTCAAGGAGATAGATTCAATATCTGTAGCTGAAGCCCTTATGGTGATCTTTTCAAGGGTCGGTATTCCTCGGGAAATTTTGTCTGATCGAGGAAG tgggaatggaagggtggaaaggtttcATGCAACACTAAAAGCCTCCTTAAGGAAATTGTGTAGTGACAAACCACGAGAATGGCACCGTTATCTTGTCCCCACATTATTCGCTATGCGAGAGATTCCTAGCGATCGAACTGGGTTTTCTGCTTTTGAGCTACTTTATGGACGGACAGTCCAGGGACCTCTTTCAGTCTTAAGGGACTTGTGGGAAGACATAACCATGAGAGATGATGTTGGATCTTCCTTTCAATATGTGATTGAATTGAAAGACAAGCTGAAGGAGTGTGCTAAAATTGCAGCTCAAAATGCTGAGATTAGTTCCTCTAAATTCAAATCTTATTTTGACTTGAAATCTCAGGATAGGAAGTTTAGTCCAGGTGAGGAAGTTTTTGTTCTCCTCCCTGATAACCAAAACAAGTTGCTCATGTCTTGGAGTGGCCCTTATACTGTTCTGGAATGTCGAAATAAGGTGAATTATCTTATCGGTGAAGGTGGAAAACAGAAGTTGCTTCATGCTAACCTTCTTAAGAAGTATCATAGGAGAGCAACAAGTTCCCAACCTAACGTTATGGAAGAGGAAAGTAAGATAGATGCTGAAATGAACCCACAAATAGTCCAGAATTGTATTCTTGAAGATACTGAATTGAGCGATAGCAATTTTCCTCTAACTTCTGATGGAGAAGAGCCCATCTTGCCTGAGAGTGATCAACCTGAGATTTGTTCTGACCTTTCAGCAGAACAGAAATCCGATATTGATTCAGTAATTGCAGAGTTTGTAGATGTATTTTCATTAACTCCAGGTTGCACAAACACCCTTGAACATGATATTGAAGTTCACACCACAGAGCGTATAAAGTCTAAGGTTTATCCCATTCCTATACATCTAAAGCCTCACTTCGAAGATGAAGTTGACCAATTGCTTGAACAAGGGATTATAGAGCTATCATCATCTCCCCATTCATCTCCTGTAGTCATGGTAAAAAAGTCTGATGGTAGCTATCGTATGGCCATAGATTATCGAGCTGTTAACTCCGTAACTAATTTTCATGCTGAACCAGCTTGTACTATGGAGGAAGACTTGTACAAGTTTTCAGGATGTAATTACTTCTCTGAATTAGATCTTACGAAGGCTTACTATCAAGTTAAACTTTCTGAGAAGGCCAGACCTTTAACAGCATTTCCTTCACATAGGGGTCTTATGGAGTTTTGTCGTATGCCTTTCGGGTTGGTAAATGCTTGTGCCACTTATATCCGCCTTATGCGCATTGTTTTGGCTGGTTTAAAGAATGTTTCCTTCTATTTTGACAATATTTTCATCCATACTAAAACATGGGATGAACATAAAGATGCAATTGTTTCAGTGTTAAAGAGATTACGTGAACATAACCTCACTGCAAAGCCATCAAAATGCAGATTTGGCTTTAAGTCTATTGAGTACTTGGGTTTTATTCTTGATGGAAACTACTTGCATCCTAAACTCGATAAAATAGAAGCCATACTTAATTTACCTCCTCCTTGCACAAAGAAGACCTTAAGATCTTTCCTTGGCTTGATTTCATTCTATAGAATGTTTATTCCACAAGCAGCTTCACTGACAAGTTCTTTATCTGATTTGTTGCGTAAAAATGTCAGGGAACCACTGAAATGGACGGACGAATTGACTAAGGTATTTGAACAGTTAAAAGTTGCATTAGCTTCAAAACCCGTATTAAAGTTACCTGATGCTTCCCATCCTTTTGTCTTACGTACAGATTCATCAGATGTTGGGCTTGGAGCTGTTCTTCTACAGTACGTCGATGGTCATCCATTTCCTGTGGCGTACGCTAGTCGGAAActattagatagagagaagaggtacTCAACTATTGAGAAAGAAGGCTTGGCTATAATGTTCGGTATCCACCGATTTAGATATTACCTAATGGGTCAAGAATTTATCCTGGAAGTGGATCACAAGCCAttaatttatatcaataaatTCAAGGGGTCGAATAACAGACTTTTACGGTGGTCGTTAAGCTTGCAAACTTATCGCTTCCGTTTGGTTCACGTTGCAGGGCGTGATAATCTTGGAGCGGATCTCCTTAGTCGTTCCGGAAATTAA
- the LOC138859434 gene encoding uncharacterized protein encodes MADLNFDVLKAQAEELGLKGNDIAQYVISQQTLAREVRAKEREFQKEQLEAEKERVKLEHELQMARLNNSDSSLNPVLFEGASRPSLPVFKDGEDITSYLIRFERIANLLNFKEETYAIRLGSLLIGKAVDIYTSLPPETTADYQLLKKALLRGYSKTPASYRNDFRTAKIKSGETYE; translated from the coding sequence ATGGCAGATCTTAACTTTGATGTTTTAAAAGCTCAGGCTGAGGAACTAGGCCTTAAAGGAAATGATATTGCTCAGTATGTCATCAGTCAACAGACACTTGCACGGGAggtgagagcaaaagaaagagaatttcagaaagagcaattagaggcagagaaagaaagagttaaactGGAACATGAGCTTCAGATGGCTCGGTTAAACAATTCTGATAGTTCATTAAATCCTGTACTTTTTGAGGGCGCTTCACGCCCTAGTTTACCAGTTTTTAAAGATGGAGAAGACATCACTTCATACTTAATTAGATTTGAGCGCATTGCTAACTTGTTAAATTTTAAAGAAGAAACTTATGCTATCAGATTGGGAAGTTTGTTAATAGGAAAGGCTGTTGATATATACACCTCGCTGCCTCCAGAAACAACAGCCGATTACCAGTTATTAAAGAAAGCTCTCTTAAGGGGTTATAGTAAAACTCCCGCCAGTTACAGGAATGATTTTAGGACTGCTAAAATAAAAAGTGGTGAAACATATGAATAG